From a region of the Hyalangium ruber genome:
- a CDS encoding vWA domain-containing protein: MLAPQLTGLRQRLDALQQAAERPSGVVGWALGLMAPGEVDLAFPTIAALDRELDRVGVHTLADAHLLRSLGVRKGRAGKLAEALGARASEALEEFEERLRRVERARRAGEMPPGARTTLERAFVQLARVVKVADVFGSAPAAAPPPFEILPRTGHVWEGRAPASARMAIAEFLAERARDNVEDVLQKRRDLDLAHEMLLRLGADHDRDRGVVLRREVAEARERTRASSPVRSLDELVKQVRSTARRSPGEAYCSLRGLYERAVEAGESQLAAAAHAALEPMLPATGRMRSLMEKAEQQEMARWFGETPRTQGGEVDEGLQEEDGRKSRADDLLADLAFSLDPEQLAAFELAAGCARYFDVEDSLSEEIVQVDTRALRPIPKRVPYPTQKMHFETTGSLHEVHDFVVTDPRLLVYDMAANRQLVRAYMEEEPPPKPKKMKRTAVRVYVCDASGSMHGARARFRDAIVIAELNNLRAKARRDQPFDPLYFSFFNDSPTELARVDTASEATRQIEKLFRHSPAEGQTDITLALMAAFDSIRAAQGRDPYLARATVVLITDGEDRVDMELIRRTRAPVDSLNIALSFISLGEENMDLKALVQEQRSQGGRAFYHHLSDEEIQWARTEFDAPWRTLLPPDIHETPEMLDALFPHLEALEAVAAKRAASTATVAVEVSFDALFPEQPPAAPQREAPGADVTARVADILDALAEAASLAPADRRATESVALLQHLLGVYQMTPPRYLAALAVGGKPIQDNLARVRLLCRPFG; the protein is encoded by the coding sequence ATGCTCGCCCCCCAGCTCACGGGGCTGCGCCAGCGGCTCGACGCGCTCCAGCAGGCCGCCGAGCGTCCGTCCGGCGTGGTCGGCTGGGCGCTCGGGCTCATGGCGCCCGGCGAGGTGGACCTGGCGTTCCCGACGATCGCGGCGCTGGACCGGGAGCTGGATCGGGTGGGCGTACACACCCTGGCGGACGCGCACCTGCTGCGCAGCCTCGGGGTGCGCAAGGGCAGGGCCGGAAAGCTCGCGGAGGCCCTGGGCGCGCGGGCCAGCGAGGCGCTCGAGGAGTTCGAGGAGCGCTTGCGCCGGGTGGAGCGGGCCCGCCGCGCGGGAGAGATGCCCCCGGGCGCCAGGACGACGCTGGAGCGCGCCTTCGTGCAGCTGGCGCGCGTGGTGAAGGTGGCGGATGTCTTCGGCTCCGCCCCCGCCGCCGCGCCGCCGCCGTTCGAGATCCTCCCGCGCACCGGCCATGTCTGGGAGGGGAGAGCGCCCGCCAGCGCTCGCATGGCCATCGCCGAGTTCCTCGCCGAGCGGGCGCGGGACAACGTGGAGGACGTGCTCCAGAAGCGCCGCGACCTGGATCTCGCCCACGAGATGCTGCTGCGCCTGGGCGCGGACCACGATCGTGACCGGGGCGTGGTGCTGCGCCGCGAGGTGGCCGAGGCGCGTGAGCGCACCCGCGCCAGCTCGCCCGTACGCTCGTTGGATGAGCTGGTGAAGCAGGTGCGCAGCACCGCCCGGCGCTCCCCGGGGGAGGCCTACTGCTCGCTCCGAGGGCTCTACGAGCGCGCCGTGGAGGCTGGAGAGTCCCAACTGGCCGCCGCGGCCCACGCCGCCCTGGAGCCCATGCTGCCCGCCACCGGCAGGATGCGCTCGCTGATGGAGAAGGCCGAGCAGCAGGAGATGGCGCGCTGGTTCGGCGAGACGCCCCGCACGCAAGGCGGGGAGGTGGACGAGGGGCTCCAAGAGGAAGACGGCCGGAAGTCTCGCGCGGACGATCTGCTGGCGGACCTGGCCTTCTCGCTCGATCCCGAGCAGCTCGCCGCCTTCGAGCTGGCGGCCGGCTGCGCGCGCTACTTCGACGTGGAGGACTCGCTCTCCGAGGAGATCGTCCAGGTGGACACCCGGGCGCTGCGGCCCATCCCCAAGCGGGTGCCGTACCCCACGCAGAAGATGCACTTCGAGACGACGGGCAGCCTCCACGAGGTTCACGACTTCGTCGTCACCGACCCTCGGCTCCTCGTCTACGACATGGCCGCGAACCGGCAGCTCGTGCGCGCCTATATGGAGGAGGAGCCGCCTCCCAAGCCCAAGAAGATGAAGCGCACCGCCGTGCGCGTCTACGTGTGTGACGCCTCCGGCTCCATGCACGGCGCCCGTGCCCGCTTCCGCGACGCCATCGTCATCGCCGAGCTCAACAACCTGCGCGCCAAGGCCCGCAGGGATCAGCCCTTCGATCCGCTGTACTTCTCCTTCTTCAACGACTCGCCCACGGAGCTGGCCCGGGTGGACACAGCCTCCGAGGCTACCCGGCAGATCGAAAAGCTCTTCCGCCACTCGCCCGCCGAGGGGCAGACGGACATCACCCTGGCGCTGATGGCGGCCTTCGACTCCATCCGGGCGGCGCAGGGCAGGGACCCCTACCTCGCCCGCGCCACCGTGGTGCTCATCACCGATGGTGAGGACCGGGTGGACATGGAGCTCATCCGCCGCACCCGCGCCCCGGTGGACTCGCTCAACATCGCCCTGAGCTTCATCTCGCTCGGCGAGGAGAACATGGACCTCAAGGCCCTGGTGCAGGAGCAGCGCTCCCAGGGCGGCCGCGCCTTCTACCACCACCTCTCCGACGAGGAGATCCAGTGGGCCCGCACCGAGTTCGACGCGCCCTGGCGCACGCTGCTGCCCCCGGACATCCACGAGACGCCGGAGATGCTCGACGCGCTCTTTCCCCACCTGGAGGCGCTCGAGGCCGTGGCGGCCAAACGCGCGGCCTCCACGGCGACCGTGGCGGTGGAGGTCTCCTTCGATGCGCTCTTTCCGGAGCAGCCCCCGGCGGCGCCGCAGCGTGAGGCTCCCGGGGCCGACGTGACGGCGCGCGTGGCGGACATCCTGGATGCCCTGGCCGAGGCAGCCTCCCTGGCGCCCGCCGACCGCCGGGCCACCGAGAGCGTGGCGCTGCTCCAGCACCTGCTCGGTGTCTACCAGATGACGCCCCCGCGCTACCTGGCGGCGCTGGCGGTGGGCGGAAAGCCCATCCAGGACAACCTCGCGCGCGTGCGCCTCCTCTGCCGTCCGTTCGGGTAG
- a CDS encoding AAA family ATPase gives MTQPSTYPQAAQAFRRFFGELRDTYLERETLFTQIELALLCREHVLVVGPPGTAKSAIASSVLGRILDEKTGGPSLFSKQIAESTVQTDLIGPVDFKVLTETGRTEYITDDGMLGAVHAFLDEVFDGRDMLLRSILNVLHERELKHGRRVTSGRIECAIMTSNRYLSEVLARSPELLLAFADRLSFIAFVPKSFARRASRAAMLHRFMHGSRPDLRAALTLQQLDLLQESVTKVKVSSQILEGVELLADGLERSLSAQVAKLPDYVPTKYFSQRSVVKAMWALKAAVVRDQIYHRPDRQLEATIDDLESLRWFFLLGGPPAAEAEALLKVAVDPRERAQLEIVRLEQRTFDEALAKVRNELVSGVEREAGSLNAAEDVGAAEALSRNFQPGMASVTAQRLLVKLVPGPRHQDNRAPLLGAARGLVTAVEQRLARGMVPLQGDASGAPAGVGGQERGGLQLLSAFKDVLELCRSVPELRSQLAPMCEATARLLEQMLEMIALSAEGVEFEDGLKIEGLVGLADNLEEEISQVSSLSGLLSEGAPSAMERLRVADMAVRRRVVASLRRRAAAAFQAPRPARRDPFEALAADSRRLTQLEQSLQSLDPSQPGLKQELLQPLGMAYARQVLSTTPFERIEQYARAVQTVAENLRQEGLSPESVLHECREAMENRLIEHARSMSRDVASPPPAPSAVVNGDAYAFYRNTFSVRAPDGELAALLGLDSQLAFARQASAASFLSDNVRQAVAQAELAFAHTRIKYLRSWLTQLLTALLPELEALKGRTEAERAFERLVKSRFPLLALKEGELVRLRGVLGTLGAMQGELGEAARKLAQQLRGIDEDFGRFSKRVLELRSAS, from the coding sequence GTGACCCAGCCCTCGACCTATCCCCAGGCCGCGCAGGCCTTCCGACGCTTCTTTGGAGAGCTGCGCGACACGTACCTCGAGCGCGAGACGCTCTTCACCCAGATCGAGCTGGCCCTGCTGTGCCGGGAGCACGTGCTCGTGGTGGGGCCGCCCGGCACCGCCAAGAGCGCCATCGCCAGCTCCGTGCTGGGGCGCATCCTCGATGAGAAGACCGGCGGCCCGTCGCTCTTCTCCAAGCAGATCGCCGAGTCCACGGTGCAGACGGACCTCATCGGCCCGGTGGACTTCAAGGTGCTCACCGAGACGGGGCGCACCGAGTACATCACCGATGACGGCATGCTGGGCGCCGTCCACGCCTTCCTGGACGAGGTGTTCGACGGGCGCGACATGCTGCTGCGCTCCATCCTCAACGTCCTGCATGAGCGCGAGCTCAAGCACGGACGGCGGGTGACGAGCGGGCGGATCGAGTGCGCCATCATGACGAGCAACCGCTACCTCTCCGAGGTGCTGGCGCGCTCGCCGGAGCTGTTGCTGGCCTTCGCGGATCGGCTCAGCTTCATCGCCTTCGTGCCCAAGTCGTTCGCCCGGCGCGCCAGCCGCGCCGCCATGCTCCACCGCTTCATGCATGGCTCCCGGCCGGATCTTCGCGCCGCGCTCACCCTGCAGCAGCTCGATCTGCTCCAGGAGTCCGTCACCAAGGTGAAGGTCTCCAGCCAGATCCTCGAGGGCGTGGAGTTGCTGGCGGACGGGCTGGAGCGCTCGCTGTCGGCCCAGGTGGCCAAGCTGCCTGACTACGTTCCTACCAAGTACTTCTCCCAGCGCTCGGTGGTGAAGGCGATGTGGGCGCTCAAGGCCGCCGTGGTGCGCGACCAGATCTACCATCGCCCGGATCGCCAGCTCGAGGCGACGATCGACGACCTGGAGTCGCTGCGGTGGTTCTTCCTGCTCGGTGGACCTCCGGCGGCCGAGGCCGAGGCGCTCCTCAAGGTGGCGGTGGATCCGCGCGAGCGGGCCCAGCTGGAGATCGTCCGGCTGGAGCAGCGGACCTTCGATGAAGCGCTGGCCAAGGTGCGCAACGAGCTCGTTTCCGGCGTGGAGCGCGAGGCCGGCTCGCTGAACGCGGCGGAGGATGTGGGGGCCGCCGAGGCGCTGTCCCGCAACTTCCAGCCCGGCATGGCCTCCGTCACCGCGCAGCGGTTGCTGGTGAAGCTCGTGCCTGGCCCTCGGCACCAGGACAACCGGGCGCCCCTGTTGGGGGCGGCGCGCGGCCTGGTCACGGCGGTGGAGCAGCGGCTGGCGCGCGGCATGGTTCCCCTGCAGGGGGACGCCTCCGGGGCGCCCGCGGGTGTCGGTGGCCAGGAACGCGGCGGGCTCCAGCTGCTGTCGGCCTTCAAGGACGTGCTGGAGCTGTGCCGGAGTGTCCCTGAGCTGCGCTCCCAGCTGGCGCCCATGTGCGAGGCCACCGCGCGCCTGCTGGAGCAGATGCTCGAGATGATCGCCCTGTCGGCAGAGGGCGTGGAGTTCGAGGACGGGCTCAAGATCGAAGGGCTGGTGGGCCTGGCCGACAACCTGGAGGAGGAGATCTCCCAGGTCTCCTCGCTGTCGGGGTTGCTCTCCGAGGGTGCGCCCTCGGCCATGGAGCGGCTGCGGGTGGCGGACATGGCGGTGCGCCGCCGCGTGGTCGCCTCGCTGCGCCGGCGCGCGGCCGCGGCCTTCCAGGCGCCCCGGCCCGCACGGCGAGACCCCTTCGAGGCGCTCGCCGCCGACTCACGGCGCCTGACCCAGCTGGAGCAGTCGCTGCAGTCGCTGGATCCTTCGCAGCCCGGGTTGAAGCAGGAGCTGTTGCAGCCGCTGGGCATGGCCTATGCCCGGCAGGTGCTGAGCACCACGCCCTTCGAGCGCATCGAACAGTACGCTCGGGCCGTGCAGACGGTGGCGGAGAACCTGCGGCAGGAGGGCCTTTCCCCCGAGTCCGTGCTCCACGAGTGCCGGGAGGCCATGGAGAACCGCCTCATCGAGCACGCCCGCTCGATGTCGCGAGACGTGGCGAGCCCTCCGCCCGCGCCCTCGGCGGTGGTCAACGGTGACGCCTACGCGTTCTATCGCAACACCTTCTCGGTCCGGGCCCCCGATGGGGAGCTGGCCGCGCTGCTCGGCCTGGACAGCCAGCTGGCCTTCGCGCGGCAGGCGTCGGCGGCCTCATTCCTCTCGGACAACGTCCGGCAGGCGGTGGCCCAGGCCGAGCTGGCCTTCGCCCACACCCGCATCAAGTACCTGCGCAGCTGGCTCACGCAGTTGCTCACCGCGCTGCTGCCGGAGCTGGAGGCGCTCAAGGGGCGCACCGAGGCGGAGCGCGCCTTCGAGCGGCTGGTAAAGAGCCGCTTCCCGCTGCTGGCGCTGAAGGAGGGAGAGTTGGTGCGGCTCCGGGGCGTGCTGGGCACGCTGGGAGCGATGCAGGGAGAGCTGGGCGAGGCCGCGCGCAAGCTCGCGCAGCAGCTGCGCGGCATCGACGAGGACTTCGGGCGCTTCAGCAAGCGCGTGCTGGAGCTGCGGTCGGCCTCGTGA
- a CDS encoding thiol-disulfide oxidoreductase DCC family protein — MTVLMTTPPGHDVILYDGHCRICVGASKELKRLLGGHGTELRNFREEGALAAFPGVSPERCEAAMQLVQADGRVVEGAEAIVRGLGRRVLGKVLYIYYVPGLRQLADAMYGMVARYRFRIAGRNCPDGACAVHFK; from the coding sequence GTGACGGTGCTGATGACCACGCCCCCGGGGCATGACGTGATCCTCTATGACGGGCACTGCCGCATCTGTGTCGGGGCCTCGAAGGAGCTCAAGCGCCTGCTGGGCGGGCATGGGACCGAGTTGCGCAACTTCCGGGAGGAGGGGGCGCTCGCCGCCTTTCCCGGGGTCTCTCCCGAGCGGTGCGAGGCGGCCATGCAGCTCGTGCAGGCCGACGGCCGGGTCGTCGAGGGTGCCGAGGCCATCGTCCGGGGACTCGGACGCAGAGTGCTGGGTAAGGTCCTATACATCTACTACGTGCCGGGGCTGCGGCAGCTCGCGGACGCCATGTATGGGATGGTGGCGCGCTACCGCTTCCGCATCGCTGGGCGCAACTGTCCGGATGGGGCGTGTGCGGTCCACTTCAAATAG
- the dnaK gene encoding molecular chaperone DnaK — MGKIIGIDLGTTNSVVAIMEGREPKVIVNEEGSRITPSVVAFTKDGERLVGQVAKRQSITNPERTVYSIKRFMGRRHEETTDEAKLVPYKVVRGPHGDARVEIDGKQYSPPEISAQVLLKLKRAAENYLGEKVTEAVITVPAYFNDAQRQATKDAGEIAGLTVRRIVNEPTAAALAYGLDKKKDEKIAVYDFGGGTFDISILEVGENVVDVLATNGDTHLGGDNIDIRIMDWLITEFKKDTGLDISKDKMVLQRLKEAAEKAKIELSSAMETEINLPFLTADASGPKHLNVKLSRAKFEAMIDDLIERSLEPCRKCLKDSGVDVKDLNEVVLVGGSTRIPKVKEAVQRLFGKKPNESVNPDEVVAVGAAVQAGVLSGEVKDILLLDVTPLSLGVETLGGVMTKLIERNTTIPTRKSETFSTAADGQTQVEIHVLQGERDMAGDNRSLGRFHLTGLPPAPRGVPQIEVTFDIDANGILNVSAKDKATSKEQKVTITHSSGLAKDEVEKMVAQARDNEAADKARRELVELKNQAESQSYAADKMLKENKDKLSAENVKPLEEALAELNKVRDGQDKDAIKAALDKLQAASYKIAEEMYRATGQAGGPPPPGAGGPSAAPGSQATPKKDDVVDAEFRQS, encoded by the coding sequence GTGGGCAAGATCATCGGAATCGACCTGGGCACCACCAACAGCGTGGTGGCGATCATGGAGGGTCGCGAGCCCAAGGTCATCGTCAACGAGGAAGGCAGCCGCATCACGCCTTCGGTCGTTGCGTTCACCAAGGACGGAGAGCGGCTGGTAGGTCAGGTCGCCAAGCGCCAGTCGATCACCAACCCCGAGCGCACCGTCTACTCCATCAAGCGCTTCATGGGCCGTCGTCACGAGGAGACCACCGACGAGGCCAAGCTGGTTCCTTATAAGGTGGTGCGTGGGCCGCACGGCGACGCGCGCGTGGAGATCGACGGCAAGCAGTACAGCCCGCCGGAGATTTCCGCGCAGGTGCTGCTCAAGCTCAAGCGCGCCGCGGAGAACTACCTGGGCGAGAAGGTGACCGAGGCGGTCATTACCGTTCCGGCGTACTTCAACGACGCCCAGCGCCAGGCCACCAAGGATGCCGGTGAGATCGCCGGCCTCACGGTGCGCCGCATCGTCAACGAGCCGACCGCGGCCGCGCTGGCGTACGGCCTGGACAAGAAGAAGGACGAGAAGATCGCCGTCTACGACTTCGGCGGCGGCACCTTCGATATCTCCATCCTCGAGGTGGGTGAGAACGTCGTGGACGTGCTCGCCACCAACGGCGACACGCACCTGGGTGGCGACAACATCGACATCCGGATCATGGATTGGCTGATCACCGAGTTCAAGAAGGACACCGGGCTCGACATCAGCAAGGACAAGATGGTGCTCCAGCGCCTGAAGGAGGCGGCGGAGAAGGCGAAGATCGAGCTGTCCAGCGCGATGGAGACGGAGATCAACCTCCCGTTCCTCACCGCGGATGCCTCGGGCCCCAAGCACCTCAACGTCAAGCTCTCGCGCGCCAAGTTCGAGGCGATGATCGACGACCTCATCGAGCGCTCGCTGGAGCCGTGCCGCAAGTGCCTGAAGGACTCGGGCGTGGACGTGAAGGACCTCAACGAGGTGGTCCTCGTCGGTGGCAGCACGCGCATCCCGAAGGTGAAGGAGGCCGTGCAGCGCCTGTTCGGCAAGAAGCCCAACGAGAGCGTGAACCCGGACGAGGTGGTGGCGGTGGGCGCGGCGGTTCAGGCCGGCGTGCTCTCCGGCGAGGTGAAGGACATCCTGCTGCTGGACGTCACCCCGCTGTCGCTGGGCGTGGAGACGCTGGGCGGCGTGATGACCAAGCTCATCGAGCGCAACACCACCATCCCCACCCGCAAGTCGGAGACGTTCTCCACGGCCGCCGATGGCCAGACGCAGGTGGAGATCCACGTGCTGCAGGGTGAGCGCGACATGGCCGGCGACAACCGCAGCCTGGGCCGCTTCCACCTGACGGGCCTGCCGCCGGCGCCGCGCGGCGTGCCGCAGATCGAGGTGACGTTCGACATCGACGCCAACGGCATCCTCAACGTCAGCGCCAAGGACAAGGCCACCAGCAAGGAGCAGAAGGTCACCATCACCCACTCGTCCGGCCTCGCCAAGGACGAGGTGGAGAAGATGGTCGCCCAGGCCCGCGACAACGAGGCGGCCGACAAGGCTCGCCGCGAGCTGGTGGAGCTGAAGAACCAGGCCGAGAGCCAGTCGTACGCCGCGGACAAGATGCTCAAGGAGAACAAGGACAAGCTCTCCGCGGAGAACGTCAAGCCGCTCGAGGAGGCCCTGGCCGAGCTCAACAAGGTGCGCGATGGCCAGGACAAGGACGCCATCAAGGCCGCGCTCGATAAGCTGCAGGCGGCCAGCTACAAGATCGCGGAGGAGATGTACCGCGCCACGGGCCAGGCTGGCGGCCCGCCGCCTCCGGGCGCGGGTGGTCCGTCCGCGGCTCCTGGCAGCCAGGCCACGCCGAAGAAGGACGACGTGGTGGACGCCGAGTTCCGCCAGTCGTAG